The Kiritimatiellaceae bacterium genome contains a region encoding:
- a CDS encoding PQQ-like beta-propeller repeat protein has translation MSALVLLAATGGGLLARGADWPCAGGPDANFQSAEKGIVTDFSAGGDPVLWRTQVSPGFAGVSVSSGSVFTVSISDGFKMAKKTANGRGAVCRADDATDAEIAIYRLDAATGQAVWVHRYRVPARFQSWHWSKEMNPNVGAWYGPKAEPTVDGEWLYVLDHTGVLTCLSVRDGTVRWSAGLRERFKAVPPKFGYSCPPLIVEEKVIVPLFQDDGCLVALNKQTGEVIWRGGSTVRREEDKHRWDGYSLPVTLTLGDRTQVVYFTGAGVMGLDIETGAVLWTYPLQTFTGEVAPKPIVQGTRIFISTVYSNPGGLLLEVGADGAKKIWDSWNLKNHFANMALYQGFLYGTSGYDFEEKRKPMMRCLDFASGEMKWTAPEYREQPDGPPQQAQLIAADSKLIILTGFGDLILAEASPEQYREISHLRLKVEEPNCQWWPRMALADRRLYCRTTAGEVLCVALDGTKREGSAPLLSAEKTAAPAR, from the coding sequence ATGAGCGCTCTTGTTCTTCTGGCCGCAACCGGAGGCGGACTTCTCGCTCGCGGCGCCGACTGGCCCTGCGCCGGAGGTCCCGATGCCAATTTCCAGTCTGCCGAAAAAGGGATCGTGACAGATTTTTCCGCTGGCGGCGACCCGGTCCTCTGGCGCACTCAGGTGTCTCCCGGCTTTGCTGGCGTTTCGGTTTCTTCCGGGAGCGTTTTCACCGTCAGTATTTCCGACGGCTTCAAGATGGCGAAAAAAACAGCCAACGGACGGGGGGCGGTTTGCCGCGCCGATGACGCCACGGATGCCGAGATCGCCATCTACCGGCTCGATGCGGCCACAGGACAAGCCGTTTGGGTGCATCGCTATCGCGTCCCCGCCAGGTTTCAGTCCTGGCACTGGAGCAAGGAAATGAATCCCAACGTGGGTGCATGGTACGGCCCGAAGGCCGAACCGACCGTTGACGGCGAATGGCTTTATGTTCTGGATCATACAGGCGTGCTGACCTGTCTGTCGGTTCGCGACGGCACGGTGCGCTGGAGCGCCGGTCTTCGCGAGCGTTTCAAGGCCGTTCCGCCAAAGTTCGGCTATTCCTGCCCGCCTCTCATCGTTGAGGAAAAGGTCATCGTTCCGCTGTTTCAGGATGACGGCTGTCTGGTGGCGTTGAACAAGCAGACGGGCGAAGTGATTTGGCGTGGTGGCAGTACTGTGAGAAGGGAAGAGGATAAACATCGCTGGGACGGCTATTCTCTGCCGGTTACGCTTACACTTGGAGATCGCACGCAGGTTGTTTATTTCACCGGCGCCGGTGTCATGGGTCTCGACATCGAGACAGGAGCCGTGCTTTGGACTTATCCCCTCCAGACGTTTACCGGCGAAGTGGCGCCCAAGCCCATCGTTCAGGGGACTCGTATTTTTATTTCAACCGTCTATAGCAACCCCGGCGGGTTGCTGCTTGAAGTCGGTGCAGACGGTGCAAAGAAGATATGGGACAGCTGGAATCTCAAAAATCATTTTGCCAACATGGCTCTCTATCAGGGCTTTCTCTACGGCACATCAGGCTACGATTTCGAAGAAAAGCGCAAACCGATGATGCGCTGTCTGGATTTCGCATCCGGCGAGATGAAATGGACGGCGCCGGAATATCGCGAGCAGCCTGATGGGCCGCCCCAGCAGGCGCAGCTGATTGCCGCCGACAGCAAACTCATCATCCTGACCGGATTCGGCGATCTCATTCTGGCCGAAGCGTCGCCTGAGCAATACCGCGAAATTTCACACCTGCGCCTCAAAGTGGAGGAGCCGAACTGCCAGTGGTGGCCGCGCATGGCGCTGGCCGACCGGCGGCTCTATTGCCGCACAACGGCCGGTGAAGTGTTGTGCGTGGCGCTCGACGGGACAAAGCGTGAGGGGTCTGCGCCCCTCTTGTCTGCCGAAAAGACAGCGGCGCCCGCCCGGTAG
- the hpt gene encoding hypoxanthine phosphoribosyltransferase, whose protein sequence is MRPHHIREVLFTSEQIQQRVQTLIEEIAKTCEAENLVMLGILRGSFIFLADLVRGFAAHDLHPRIDFITLSSYGSGIESSGTVKILHDTREDLRGADVVIVDDILDSGRTLAFAKKLFMERGARSVRTCVLLDKTTGRAVEMTADYTGFPVGDDFVVGYGLDYDNRYRELPHIAKVLFLEK, encoded by the coding sequence ATGAGACCGCACCACATCCGCGAAGTGCTGTTTACCAGCGAGCAGATTCAGCAGCGCGTGCAGACGCTGATTGAAGAAATCGCCAAAACCTGCGAGGCCGAAAATCTGGTCATGCTGGGTATTCTGCGCGGCAGCTTTATCTTTCTGGCCGATCTGGTGCGCGGCTTTGCGGCGCACGATCTGCACCCGCGCATCGACTTCATCACTCTGTCAAGCTACGGGAGCGGAATCGAATCAAGCGGTACGGTAAAAATCCTGCACGATACCCGCGAAGATTTACGCGGCGCAGACGTGGTGATCGTGGACGACATTCTCGACAGCGGACGTACACTCGCTTTTGCTAAAAAGCTTTTCATGGAACGCGGAGCCCGCTCGGTGAGAACCTGCGTGCTGCTGGACAAAACAACCGGACGCGCGGTTGAGATGACGGCGGATTACACGGGGTTTCCGGTCGGCGACGACTTCGTGGTCGGCTACGGTCTTGACTACGACAACCGCTACCGCGAACTGCCGCACATCGCCAAAGTCCTATTTCTGGAAAAATAA
- the gltX gene encoding glutamate--tRNA ligase, producing MKTRTRFAPSPTGHVHIGNMRAAIFNWLYARHTGGQFLLRVEDTDRERSTPEAIKTLLEAMDWLGLNVDETPLYQSTRMDAHLAAAEKLLASGHAYKEDKGGTGQGECIIFKMPGTDVEFTDLVKGTLKKSAADMADFVIVRSNGTPVFHLANVLDDIEQKITHVIRGDDHVENTFRHIALYKALGAPVPQFAHLPMIINAQGKPYSKRDGDAFVGDFQTKGFFGEALFNYLALLGWSPGDEREVMTRAEMIDAFDLVTVRSSPAQMDLRKLLWMNGEYMRAMKPADFAALCRNELAAAGVVPGANADAVFALMQERTKLPAEIVPSTAFFFTDDFAYDDKAVEKKLAKPEVFQTLEKIAGILQGLELFDAETVNKALHDFVEQGGLKFGDVMPPLRIAVSGQQSGPDLAPVLAILGKDATLSRIRKTIARFRV from the coding sequence ATGAAAACACGCACCCGCTTTGCCCCCAGTCCGACCGGCCATGTTCATATCGGTAACATGCGCGCCGCCATCTTCAACTGGCTCTACGCCCGCCACACCGGCGGACAGTTCCTGCTTCGCGTTGAAGACACCGATCGCGAACGCTCCACGCCGGAAGCCATCAAGACGCTTCTTGAAGCCATGGACTGGCTCGGCCTCAACGTGGATGAAACCCCGCTCTATCAGTCCACCCGCATGGACGCCCACCTCGCTGCCGCCGAAAAACTGCTGGCTTCAGGCCATGCCTACAAAGAAGACAAAGGCGGAACCGGGCAGGGCGAGTGCATCATCTTTAAAATGCCCGGAACCGATGTCGAATTTACCGACCTCGTCAAAGGCACGCTCAAGAAATCCGCCGCCGACATGGCCGACTTCGTGATCGTCCGTTCCAATGGTACGCCGGTGTTCCACCTCGCCAACGTGCTGGACGACATCGAACAGAAAATCACCCACGTCATCCGCGGCGACGACCATGTCGAAAACACCTTCCGCCATATCGCGCTGTACAAAGCGCTCGGTGCGCCGGTTCCGCAGTTCGCCCATCTGCCGATGATCATCAACGCGCAGGGCAAGCCCTATTCCAAACGCGACGGCGACGCCTTTGTCGGCGACTTCCAGACCAAAGGATTTTTCGGCGAAGCGCTTTTCAACTATCTCGCACTGCTCGGCTGGTCGCCCGGCGACGAACGCGAAGTCATGACCCGCGCCGAAATGATCGACGCGTTTGATCTGGTCACCGTTCGCTCGTCGCCCGCCCAGATGGATCTGCGAAAACTGCTCTGGATGAACGGCGAATATATGCGCGCCATGAAACCGGCCGACTTTGCCGCGCTCTGCCGCAACGAACTCGCCGCCGCCGGGGTTGTTCCCGGCGCAAACGCGGACGCCGTGTTTGCGCTGATGCAGGAACGCACCAAACTGCCGGCAGAAATTGTTCCTTCCACCGCTTTTTTCTTCACCGACGACTTTGCCTACGACGATAAAGCCGTGGAGAAAAAACTGGCGAAGCCGGAAGTTTTCCAGACGTTGGAAAAAATCGCCGGAATTCTCCAAGGACTGGAACTGTTTGACGCCGAAACCGTCAATAAAGCGCTGCACGACTTTGTCGAGCAGGGCGGACTTAAATTCGGCGACGTCATGCCGCCACTGCGTATCGCTGTTTCCGGTCAGCAGTCCGGCCCCGACCTCGCGCCGGTACTGGCGATCCTCGGCAAAGACGCGACACTGAGCCGCATCCGCAAAACCATCGCCCGCTTCAGAGTTTAA
- a CDS encoding ParB/RepB/Spo0J family partition protein, whose translation MAKKMGLGRGLDALIQEKKVTAPVMDAPAPDSTGITKIAVGRIKANPMQPRRIFRDEQLSELIASVKEHGILQPLLVRQKEKHFELIAGERRLRAAKAANLPEVPVILLDIGDQEALEIALIENLQRDDLNLMEEAEGYRELADKFKLTQDQVAKRVGKARASIANILRLLDLPAGIRKMLEGGQISAGHGKVLLGVEIDAEKELLAQRIIRESLSVRALEKIVERLKKPTKKPRAEKTDLPIDYVRHLSEKLHQHFGTAVHISSTKTLSNGKKVKGSIQIDYYNNEDLTRVLEILGISSDDL comes from the coding sequence ATGGCTAAAAAAATGGGTTTAGGTCGCGGGCTGGATGCGCTTATTCAGGAAAAGAAGGTAACGGCTCCCGTCATGGATGCTCCGGCTCCGGATAGTACCGGCATCACGAAGATCGCCGTTGGCCGGATTAAAGCCAACCCGATGCAGCCGCGCCGCATCTTCCGCGACGAACAGCTCAGCGAACTGATCGCATCCGTCAAGGAACACGGCATCCTCCAGCCCCTGCTCGTCCGGCAGAAGGAAAAACATTTTGAACTGATCGCCGGGGAACGCCGCCTGCGCGCCGCCAAAGCCGCCAACCTGCCGGAAGTGCCGGTTATCCTGCTCGATATCGGCGACCAGGAAGCGCTCGAAATCGCGCTGATCGAAAACTTACAGCGCGACGATCTCAACCTGATGGAAGAAGCCGAAGGCTACCGCGAACTGGCCGATAAGTTTAAGCTGACTCAGGATCAGGTCGCCAAACGCGTCGGCAAAGCCCGCGCCAGCATCGCCAATATCCTCCGCCTGCTCGACCTGCCCGCCGGAATCCGCAAGATGCTCGAAGGCGGACAAATTTCCGCCGGACACGGCAAAGTGCTCCTCGGCGTAGAGATTGATGCGGAAAAAGAACTGCTCGCCCAGCGCATTATCCGCGAAAGTCTCTCCGTCCGGGCCTTGGAAAAAATCGTCGAACGGCTCAAGAAACCAACCAAAAAGCCGCGCGCCGAAAAAACCGACCTGCCGATTGATTACGTCCGCCACCTCTCCGAAAAACTGCACCAGCACTTCGGCACGGCGGTACACATCAGCTCGACCAAAACGCTCTCCAACGGCAAAAAGGTCAAAGGCTCCATCCAGATCGACTACTACAACAACGAAGACCTCACCCGCGTCCTCGAGATTCTTGGAATCAGCTCGGATGATTTATAA
- the ligA gene encoding NAD-dependent DNA ligase LigA: MSNALNSTEARKETEKLRAEIERHNRLYYVEAAPEISDRDYDALLKRLEALEKQFPELATPDSPTRRVGGEPLKGFENVRHTVPMISLANTYNKEELVEFDGRVKKLLGGTPYSYILEPKIDGVAISLRYENGLLVRAVTRGDGTTGDDVTANVRTIKSIPLRLTNNPPEILEVRGEVYMTRKGFAALNEERQEAGHEPFANPRNACAGSLKQLDPRIVARRPLDAVFYGLGECSADFATHQEMLKALTHYGLRITPQFWICEAISGVLEKLDVLVGMKRSFPFEMDGGVIKVNQRDLYEPLGSTAKSPRWAVAYKYEPEQAETLLKEITIQIGRTGVLTPVAELEPVQLAGTVVKRATLHNEDEIKRKDIRVGDRVIVEKAGEIIPAVVRVVTEKRTGKEKPFDMQAACKALGINPVKNEGEVAWRIDDLHHPAMLKRWLTYFASRNGMDIDGLGESIVEQIVDAGLVKGPADLYDLKKSQLLGLEGFKEKKAQNLIDGIEASKSRPFDRIIFALGIRHVGSGSARVLAQSFSDIEKLMAADIQTLEQIRDIGPVVGKSICDFFQTPANRKLVERLQSAGVNFAQTAKTASDEFAGLTFVLTGTMESLSREEAGEQIRARGGSVTSSVSKNTSYVVAGDKAGSKLTKAEELGVKVLDEKQFLTLLGNVEATPSSPQNATGASRLQKEKSGQGELF, encoded by the coding sequence ATGAGCAACGCATTAAACAGCACCGAAGCCCGAAAAGAAACCGAAAAACTGCGTGCCGAAATCGAGCGCCACAACCGCCTTTACTACGTCGAGGCCGCGCCAGAAATCTCCGACCGCGACTACGACGCCCTTCTCAAGCGCCTCGAAGCCCTCGAAAAACAGTTTCCCGAACTGGCGACGCCCGACAGCCCGACCCGCCGCGTCGGCGGCGAACCGCTCAAAGGCTTCGAAAACGTCCGGCATACTGTACCGATGATCAGCCTCGCGAACACTTACAACAAAGAGGAACTGGTCGAATTCGATGGGCGGGTCAAAAAGCTGCTCGGCGGCACGCCCTATTCCTACATTCTCGAACCGAAGATCGACGGCGTCGCCATTTCGCTCCGCTACGAAAACGGACTGCTCGTTCGCGCCGTCACGCGCGGCGACGGCACCACCGGCGACGACGTCACCGCCAATGTCCGCACGATTAAATCGATTCCGCTTCGCCTGACAAACAATCCGCCGGAAATTCTGGAAGTGCGCGGCGAAGTTTACATGACGCGCAAAGGATTCGCCGCACTCAACGAAGAACGGCAGGAGGCCGGACACGAACCGTTTGCCAATCCGCGCAACGCCTGCGCCGGTTCGCTTAAACAGCTCGACCCGCGCATTGTCGCCCGGCGTCCGCTCGACGCCGTTTTCTACGGCCTCGGCGAATGCTCTGCGGATTTCGCGACTCATCAAGAAATGCTCAAGGCTCTCACTCATTACGGCCTGCGCATCACCCCGCAATTCTGGATTTGCGAAGCAATCTCCGGCGTGCTCGAAAAGCTGGATGTTCTCGTAGGCATGAAACGCAGTTTCCCCTTCGAGATGGACGGCGGCGTCATCAAAGTCAACCAGCGCGACCTCTACGAACCGCTCGGCTCGACCGCCAAAAGCCCGCGCTGGGCCGTCGCCTATAAATACGAACCGGAGCAGGCCGAAACACTGCTCAAGGAAATCACCATTCAGATCGGCCGCACCGGCGTACTGACGCCGGTCGCCGAACTCGAACCGGTACAGCTCGCCGGAACGGTCGTTAAGCGCGCCACGCTCCACAACGAAGACGAAATCAAACGCAAAGATATCCGCGTCGGCGACCGCGTAATCGTCGAGAAGGCCGGCGAAATTATTCCGGCGGTCGTGCGTGTCGTCACCGAAAAGCGCACCGGCAAAGAAAAGCCGTTCGATATGCAGGCCGCCTGCAAAGCGCTCGGCATCAATCCGGTCAAAAACGAAGGCGAAGTCGCCTGGCGCATCGACGATCTGCACCATCCCGCCATGCTGAAACGCTGGCTGACCTATTTCGCTTCGCGCAACGGCATGGACATTGACGGCCTCGGCGAATCGATCGTTGAGCAGATTGTTGACGCCGGACTGGTCAAAGGCCCGGCCGATCTCTACGACCTGAAAAAATCCCAGCTTCTCGGACTCGAAGGGTTCAAGGAAAAGAAAGCGCAAAACCTGATCGACGGAATCGAAGCCAGCAAGTCGCGACCGTTCGACCGGATTATTTTTGCGCTCGGTATCCGCCACGTCGGCAGCGGTTCGGCGCGGGTTCTGGCGCAAAGTTTTTCCGATATTGAAAAGCTGATGGCCGCCGACATCCAGACTTTGGAACAGATCCGCGACATCGGCCCGGTCGTCGGCAAAAGTATCTGCGACTTTTTCCAAACTCCGGCCAACCGGAAACTGGTCGAACGGTTGCAGTCCGCCGGCGTTAACTTCGCGCAGACCGCCAAAACCGCCAGCGACGAATTCGCGGGCTTGACGTTCGTGCTGACCGGCACGATGGAAAGTCTGAGCCGCGAAGAAGCGGGCGAACAGATCCGCGCCCGTGGCGGCTCCGTCACTTCCAGCGTTTCAAAAAACACTTCCTACGTCGTCGCTGGCGACAAAGCTGGCTCCAAGCTGACCAAAGCCGAAGAACTCGGCGTTAAGGTTCTTGACGAAAAGCAGTTTCTGACTTTGCTTGGCAACGTAGAGGCGACGCCCTCGTCGCCTCAGAACGCGACGGGGGCGTCGCGTCTACAAAAAGAAAAATCCGGCCAAGGCGAGCTGTTCTGA
- a CDS encoding diaminopimelate epimerase, whose amino-acid sequence MKIKFWKMHGAQNDFVLFDDRRGGFPAADRAFIAHIAARHSGVGSEGVILIQKSESADFFMRFFNPDGGEADMCGNGARCVARLAFDLGVAGKKMTIETKAGQLQAQVMQKGVRLWMTEPSGWVLNGSLDLAGRTLMYGFVNTGVPHTVIRTGELRDVDVQEVGSAVRRHRQFAPAGTNVNFMEKLPGGELNVRTYERGVEAETPACGTGVTACALIAAKNGWAKLPVRVHVASGDVLVVDGLLTDDGAVGVTLTGPAEYVFEGSVEYG is encoded by the coding sequence ATGAAAATTAAATTCTGGAAGATGCACGGAGCGCAGAACGATTTCGTGCTTTTCGACGACCGGCGCGGCGGATTCCCCGCCGCCGACCGGGCGTTTATTGCGCACATTGCGGCCCGGCATTCCGGCGTCGGTTCGGAAGGAGTCATTTTGATTCAGAAGTCGGAATCGGCTGACTTCTTTATGCGATTTTTTAATCCGGACGGCGGCGAGGCCGATATGTGCGGTAACGGCGCGCGCTGTGTTGCGCGGCTGGCGTTCGATCTGGGAGTCGCCGGGAAGAAGATGACGATTGAAACCAAGGCTGGGCAGCTTCAGGCGCAGGTGATGCAAAAGGGCGTGCGTCTGTGGATGACGGAGCCGTCCGGCTGGGTGCTGAACGGTTCGCTGGATCTGGCCGGACGGACCCTGATGTACGGCTTTGTAAATACCGGTGTGCCGCATACGGTGATCCGCACTGGCGAACTGCGCGATGTGGATGTGCAGGAAGTCGGCTCGGCGGTGCGACGTCACCGGCAGTTTGCGCCCGCAGGCACCAATGTGAATTTTATGGAAAAATTACCGGGCGGCGAATTGAACGTCCGGACGTATGAGCGCGGCGTGGAGGCGGAAACGCCAGCGTGCGGCACCGGCGTGACGGCCTGTGCGCTGATTGCCGCAAAAAACGGCTGGGCAAAACTGCCGGTTCGTGTGCATGTTGCCAGCGGCGATGTGCTGGTTGTGGATGGGTTGCTGACGGATGATGGCGCGGTTGGCGTGACGCTGACCGGCCCGGCTGAATATGTTTTTGAAGGGAGCGTTGAATATGGATAG
- a CDS encoding peroxiredoxin, with translation MDRNKITVKVGKPAPAFTLSGSDGKEHSPADYLGKTVVLYFYPKDDTPGCTKEACGFSDLRIRFKKLNAVVLGVSRDSQISHSSFIKKFKLPFVLLSNPDTRVMRKYGAFGEKMQYGKMVMGTIRSTVIIGPDGNVSKHWKKVAKADEHPAKVLEFLEAHKE, from the coding sequence ATGGATAGAAATAAAATAACAGTTAAAGTCGGCAAACCGGCTCCGGCGTTTACGCTGAGCGGCAGTGACGGGAAAGAACATTCCCCTGCCGATTATCTTGGAAAAACCGTGGTGCTCTACTTTTATCCGAAGGACGACACTCCCGGTTGCACCAAAGAGGCATGCGGATTCAGCGATCTGCGGATCCGGTTCAAGAAACTCAACGCAGTGGTGCTGGGAGTCAGTCGAGACAGCCAGATCTCGCACAGCAGTTTTATTAAAAAATTCAAACTCCCGTTTGTGCTGCTTTCCAACCCCGATACCCGCGTGATGCGGAAGTACGGTGCGTTTGGTGAAAAGATGCAGTATGGGAAGATGGTCATGGGCACGATCCGCTCGACGGTGATTATCGGGCCAGATGGAAATGTTTCAAAACATTGGAAAAAAGTGGCGAAGGCGGACGAGCATCCCGCCAAGGTTCTGGAATTTCTGGAGGCGCACAAAGAATAG
- the folK gene encoding 2-amino-4-hydroxy-6-hydroxymethyldihydropteridine diphosphokinase, with product MGGRLHLLRQAKARILLDPQVKFVDQSAVYETEPVGVKPEYKAMKFLNAVLIVQSPYTAEEWLQKIKKIEKALHRVRTEDRNTPRTMDIDIIFCGDQMVDSDLLKVPHARWAERRFVVQPLADVRPELVLPGTDEPVRKVLASMMDNDDVRIFSERW from the coding sequence ATGGGTGGACGGCTACACCTGCTTCGGCAGGCGAAAGCTCGGATTCTGCTGGACCCGCAGGTCAAATTTGTTGACCAGTCTGCGGTTTATGAAACCGAACCGGTGGGCGTGAAACCGGAGTACAAAGCGATGAAGTTTCTCAACGCGGTGCTGATTGTACAGAGTCCGTACACGGCGGAAGAGTGGTTGCAGAAAATCAAGAAGATCGAAAAAGCTCTGCACCGAGTCCGGACAGAAGACCGTAATACCCCTCGAACCATGGATATTGATATCATTTTCTGCGGCGACCAGATGGTCGATAGCGATTTGCTGAAAGTGCCGCACGCCCGCTGGGCGGAGCGCCGCTTCGTGGTTCAGCCGCTGGCGGACGTCCGCCCGGAACTGGTGCTACCCGGCACGGATGAACCGGTACGGAAAGTTCTTGCGAGCATGATGGATAATGATGATGTTCGGATTTTCTCAGAGCGGTGGTAA
- the panB gene encoding 3-methyl-2-oxobutanoate hydroxymethyltransferase, with the protein MKMTAVKIKALKGLTKITALTAYDWLSARYVDEAGIPLILVGDSLAMTVLGYETTLPVTMDEMVHHTAAVSRGVKDALVVADMPFMSYQGTLEHALENAGRFIKEGRADAVKIEGGAMRADLIEKLVANGIPVLGHIGLTPQSVKETGFKMQGKTDESARKLLDDALALEQAGVFAIVLECVPAELAEKITAALKVPTIGIGAGPHCDGQILVFTDVLGMGHGHVPGFVKKFADLKPQIESALSAYRKEVEQGGFPL; encoded by the coding sequence ATGAAGATGACGGCGGTAAAAATTAAAGCGCTTAAAGGGCTGACCAAAATCACGGCGCTGACGGCGTATGACTGGCTGAGTGCGCGGTATGTGGATGAAGCGGGCATTCCGCTGATTCTGGTCGGCGACTCGCTGGCGATGACGGTGCTTGGCTACGAAACAACGCTGCCGGTGACGATGGATGAAATGGTTCACCACACCGCCGCCGTTTCGCGCGGTGTGAAAGATGCGCTGGTTGTTGCCGATATGCCGTTCATGTCGTATCAGGGAACGCTGGAGCATGCGCTGGAAAATGCCGGACGATTCATCAAAGAAGGTCGCGCCGATGCCGTAAAAATCGAAGGCGGCGCGATGCGGGCCGATCTGATTGAGAAACTGGTCGCCAACGGCATTCCGGTGCTCGGTCATATCGGGCTGACGCCGCAGAGCGTTAAGGAAACCGGTTTCAAGATGCAGGGCAAGACCGATGAGTCGGCCCGCAAGCTGCTCGACGATGCGCTGGCGCTGGAACAGGCGGGCGTTTTTGCCATCGTGCTGGAATGCGTACCGGCGGAGCTGGCGGAGAAAATCACCGCCGCCCTTAAAGTTCCAACCATTGGAATTGGCGCCGGGCCGCACTGCGACGGACAGATTCTGGTTTTCACTGACGTGCTTGGTATGGGGCACGGCCATGTTCCCGGCTTCGTCAAGAAGTTCGCCGACCTCAAGCCGCAGATTGAGTCCGCACTCTCTGCTTACAGGAAAGAGGTTGAGCAGGGCGGGTTTCCGTTATGA
- a CDS encoding pantoate--beta-alanine ligase, protein MKIIESPEEMQKQARLLIQSGEYIGFVPTMGYLHEGHLSLIRIAKEYADVVVVSIFVNPAQFGPNEDLAAYPRDFERDEKLCREAGADVLFYPTSQNMYLDDHSLWLSEESLSTVLCGAARPGHFRGVCTIVAKLLNIVQPDYMVLGEKDAQQLRVLRRMVRDLNFSVKIIAAPTVREADGLAMSSRNKYLTPAERKEAACLSQSLEKAKTLFTAGERDAGKIGAAVRAVIEETSGRVDYIELVDDETLQPVRTLEKPALLALAVKFSGARLIDNAVLR, encoded by the coding sequence ATGAAAATTATTGAATCTCCCGAAGAGATGCAGAAGCAGGCGCGGCTACTGATCCAGTCCGGCGAATACATCGGCTTCGTGCCGACGATGGGTTATCTGCACGAAGGCCACCTTTCGCTGATCCGGATTGCCAAGGAATACGCCGACGTCGTGGTTGTCAGCATTTTTGTTAATCCGGCTCAGTTCGGGCCGAACGAAGACCTCGCCGCCTATCCGCGCGACTTTGAACGCGACGAAAAGCTCTGCCGCGAAGCGGGCGCGGACGTTCTCTTTTATCCCACATCGCAGAATATGTATCTCGACGACCACAGTCTCTGGCTGTCCGAGGAGTCACTTTCCACGGTGCTGTGCGGCGCGGCACGCCCCGGCCACTTCCGCGGGGTTTGCACGATTGTCGCCAAACTGCTGAATATTGTTCAGCCGGACTATATGGTGCTGGGCGAAAAGGACGCCCAGCAACTGCGCGTTTTGCGCCGCATGGTGCGCGACCTGAACTTTTCCGTGAAGATCATTGCCGCGCCGACGGTTCGTGAAGCCGACGGCCTCGCCATGAGTTCTCGTAACAAATATCTGACGCCAGCCGAGCGCAAAGAGGCGGCCTGTCTTTCCCAGTCATTGGAGAAGGCCAAGACGCTGTTTACGGCGGGCGAGCGCGATGCCGGAAAGATCGGCGCGGCGGTGCGCGCAGTGATTGAGGAGACGTCGGGCCGCGTGGATTATATTGAACTCGTTGACGACGAGACGCTTCAGCCCGTCCGCACGCTTGAAAAACCGGCGCTATTGGCGCTGGCCGTGAAGTTTTCCGGTGCGCGGTTGATTGATAATGCCGTGCTTCGCTGA
- the gcvH gene encoding glycine cleavage system protein GcvH, protein MAVPNDLYYAKTHEWLRIDENIATVGITDFAQSQLSDITFVELPDVGREVEAGDEVAVVESVKAASDIYAPVAGTIVEVNGDLEDSPDMINASPYDAGWLFKIELRKEEDVDNLMSAEEYAESCDEGGDVEED, encoded by the coding sequence ATGGCAGTACCGAATGACCTGTATTATGCGAAGACTCATGAATGGCTGAGAATCGACGAGAACATAGCCACCGTGGGAATCACCGATTTTGCCCAGAGCCAGCTCTCGGACATCACCTTTGTTGAACTTCCCGATGTCGGCCGCGAAGTCGAAGCCGGTGATGAAGTCGCCGTGGTCGAATCCGTCAAAGCCGCTTCCGACATTTATGCTCCGGTAGCCGGTACGATCGTGGAAGTGAACGGCGACCTCGAAGATTCGCCCGACATGATCAACGCCAGTCCCTACGATGCCGGCTGGCTCTTCAAGATTGAACTGCGCAAAGAGGAAGACGTTGACAATCTCATGAGCGCCGAAGAGTACGCCGAGAGTTGCGACGAAGGCGGCGACGTCGAAGAAGACTAA